DNA sequence from the Chitinophaga flava genome:
ATCGGTTTGGCTATCGTAATTAAAATTTTCATCGTGAACAATTCCATTACCTGCTTTCATCCATTGCACACCTCCTGAATAAATTTCACTCCTATTACCAGCACTATCAAAATGTTCGACTTCGCCTTGCAGAATATAGGTTAATGTAGCGATGCCTCTGTGTGGGTGTGCACCCATACCATTTTTGTTAATCGTTTCTTTAATAACAGGCGCTACATAATCAAGAAATACAAATGGACCAACTTTATTGGTATACTGGTTGGGTAACATTCGTTGTATGGTTAACGGACCTACATCAACCCTGTTTCCTTTTGTAGAAAAACTTGTTTGTTTTTTCATTTCTTCATTATTGATTTAAAATTGTATCAATTGCAAATCTCTTAACGATAAGAAACGATATAAAAAGCCGTCGACATTTGTCAATGGCTTTTTATAGTTGCTGTTTAATTCAATCTTTGTATCCTAATATTAAATGTCAATTCTCTTTGTAGTAACCTCCAAAGTACTTTACCGGAGACCACGAAGGAATCGTTTCAGGCAATTTCGGAGACAAGTTGCTGAATTCCTGGGCACCAAATACAACTCTGCCATCAACGATTGTTAATACGGAAGAAACAGATTTTATTTCGTTGTCTGATATGGTAAAGAAATCCTTGTTTAGTAAAGCAAAATCTGCCAGATACCCCGGAGCAATCCTACCATTCTCATCTTCCTGATGTTCAAACCATGCGGGACCGATAGTAAATAATTTAAGCGCTTCAGCACGGGTTAAACGATTATTTTTTGCGAGCATTTCAGATCCCGATACAGACTTCCCTGTAATCATCCAGCTAATGTTTGTCCAGGGGTTGAATGAAGAGGCTCTGAATGCGTCCGTCGTCATTGCCAGCGGAATATCGCTATCTACCAGCAGTCGCAACCTTGGTGTTTGCAATGCTTTTTCCCGGCTATATGTCTTTATAAAACCATCACCATGCAAGGCCATTTTGCCGTCCAGCGCTATACCACCGCCGAGTTTCTTTACCCTGGCAATATTTTCCGGCGTTATCGTTTCAGCATGTTCTATGCTCCAGCGCAACCCATCCAAAGATGTCTTCCGGTTTACATCTTCCAAAGCATCCAGAAAGGGTGTGATATTTTCATTATAACTGATATGCATGCGGAAGGGTATTCTTTTCTTCACCAGTTTAGCAACATCTTCTTCTATATACAGACGCATCGAATCTTTGTTGACGATGACAGCCGGCTTATCAAAATTTTCATGATCGTGCAGTACCAATCTCAGCATTTCACCTGTGCCTTCATACTCATGACCATGCGCCATTATAGGATCAATATTTTCTCTCGGGCTTATGGGGGATCTTCTTGTTATAGCGTTGATCTCTGCATCTACCATAGTGGGGGCGCTAACATCTCCAAATTGAATATCGATAAAAGGGAATCGTATGTTCAGCCGGTTTTCCTTTGCTAAAAAGTCTATAGGAGCGTGCCCCTGGGCATATCCGCTGGCGGCCGCTGCGTCAAGAGCTGTGGTGATGCCGAAACGGTTTAGTTCGTGGACTACATTTGTTATTGAACT
Encoded proteins:
- a CDS encoding amidohydrolase → MKKIFTLSIAVLFAIALKAQSDGTFIGADLIVYHAKITTQSQSQPQASALAVKRGRIYAVGTDSEILSLKDNNTKLIDANGRRLIPGLNDAHTHILSERSFNYTVRWEGVPTLQRALEMLSEQAKRTPEGQWVKVIGGWSPYQFKENRFPTMDELKKAVPDRPLIVQYAYNQAFLNELAMKAFGVGTDKFPGMPGTEFEKDKEGHYTGIVHSYTFTFISLEYLVPQASFEEQVSSITNVVHELNRFGITTALDAAAASGYAQGHAPIDFLAKENRLNIRFPFIDIQFGDVSAPTMVDAEINAITRRSPISPRENIDPIMAHGHEYEGTGEMLRLVLHDHENFDKPAVIVNKDSMRLYIEEDVAKLVKKRIPFRMHISYNENITPFLDALEDVNRKTSLDGLRWSIEHAETITPENIARVKKLGGGIALDGKMALHGDGFIKTYSREKALQTPRLRLLVDSDIPLAMTTDAFRASSFNPWTNISWMITGKSVSGSEMLAKNNRLTRAEALKLFTIGPAWFEHQEDENGRIAPGYLADFALLNKDFFTISDNEIKSVSSVLTIVDGRVVFGAQEFSNLSPKLPETIPSWSPVKYFGGYYKEN